One window from the genome of Halomicrobium zhouii encodes:
- a CDS encoding L-aspartate oxidase: MTDQNSAETTDVLVVGSGIAGLASALAAAREGSAVVVATKAKRPEGASSWWAQGGIAVTRDDPEGFKRDILDASDGTADPDAVDVLVENANDAVRGVLVDTLDVEFDQGSDADAADFDFAREAAHSDDRILHVDASTGKHVHVPFLNHLDDHENVEIRDDTAALELIRHEGRVHGAMLEHDGDVEPVFAGSTVLATGGIGDLFPRSTNPANSTGDGVGMAALAGADVADMEYVQFHPTVYPGEDGDPEDGPFLVSEAVRGEGALLRNGDGERFMPDYHEDAELAPRDVVARAVAAEREATSEVTLDVGPLEFADEFPDLASKCEDRGVDWDDGIPVGPAEHFLCGGVAVDDRGRTSLDRLYAVGECARTGVHGANRLASTSLLEGLVWGLRAGEDAAGVKAQVIEAPELLERDPALPDDFARQKFHRLRRVMDEYVGLERDPEDLQRALAVLRRLKGEVDAYVRTRTSRSLYELRHASVVALLVTRHALENDESLGTHHLVDDAAETASGADPSEPQEPTVDH; this comes from the coding sequence ATGACCGACCAGAACTCCGCCGAGACGACCGACGTCCTCGTCGTCGGCTCCGGCATCGCGGGCCTCGCGAGCGCCCTGGCTGCGGCCCGCGAAGGCAGTGCAGTCGTCGTCGCGACGAAGGCCAAGCGGCCGGAGGGCGCCTCTTCCTGGTGGGCCCAGGGCGGTATCGCCGTCACCCGCGACGACCCCGAGGGGTTCAAGCGGGACATCCTCGACGCCTCCGACGGCACCGCCGACCCCGACGCCGTGGACGTGCTCGTCGAGAACGCCAACGACGCCGTCCGCGGCGTGCTCGTGGATACCTTGGACGTTGAATTCGATCAGGGTTCAGACGCCGACGCGGCGGACTTCGACTTCGCCCGCGAGGCCGCCCACAGCGACGACCGGATCCTCCACGTCGACGCCTCGACGGGCAAGCACGTCCACGTCCCGTTCCTGAACCACCTCGACGACCACGAGAACGTCGAGATTCGGGACGACACCGCCGCGCTGGAGTTGATTCGTCACGAGGGGCGAGTCCACGGCGCGATGCTGGAACACGACGGCGACGTGGAACCGGTATTCGCCGGGTCGACCGTCCTCGCGACGGGCGGCATCGGCGACCTGTTCCCGCGCTCGACCAACCCTGCGAATTCCACCGGCGACGGCGTCGGCATGGCGGCGCTCGCCGGCGCCGACGTCGCGGACATGGAGTACGTGCAGTTCCATCCGACAGTCTATCCGGGGGAGGATGGGGACCCCGAGGACGGCCCCTTCCTCGTCTCCGAGGCGGTCCGCGGGGAGGGAGCGCTGCTCCGCAACGGAGACGGTGAGCGCTTCATGCCCGACTACCACGAGGACGCCGAACTCGCGCCCCGCGACGTCGTCGCCCGGGCCGTCGCGGCCGAACGGGAGGCGACCAGCGAGGTGACGCTGGACGTCGGTCCGCTGGAGTTCGCCGACGAGTTCCCGGACCTCGCTTCGAAGTGCGAGGACCGCGGTGTCGACTGGGATGACGGCATCCCCGTTGGCCCGGCCGAGCATTTCCTCTGTGGCGGCGTCGCGGTCGACGACCGCGGCCGGACGTCGCTCGACCGCCTCTACGCCGTCGGCGAGTGCGCCCGGACCGGTGTCCACGGCGCGAACCGCCTCGCTTCCACGAGCCTGCTGGAAGGCCTCGTCTGGGGGCTGCGCGCCGGCGAAGACGCCGCGGGCGTCAAAGCTCAGGTCATCGAAGCGCCGGAACTGCTCGAACGCGACCCGGCGCTCCCCGACGACTTCGCTCGCCAGAAGTTCCACCGCCTCCGCCGGGTGATGGACGAGTACGTCGGGCTGGAACGCGATCCCGAGGACCTCCAGCGCGCGCTCGCGGTCCTCCGCCGGCTGAAGGGAGAGGTCGACGCCTACGTCCGGACGCGCACCTCGCGCTCGCTGTACGAACTCCGCCACGCGAGCGTCGTCGCCCTGCTGGTGACCCGCCACGCGCTGGAGAACGACGAGAGCCTGGGGACCCACCACCTCGTCGACGACGCGGCGGAGACGGCGTCCGGGGCCGACCCCTCCGAACCGCAGGAACCCACCGTCGACCACTGA
- a CDS encoding DUF5817 domain-containing protein, which translates to MYAVVGCSDCQALWIVEGRPETTQCPRCGSSRQHAKRRKFVETDDEDHAREVRASMLANRQGHGEAFAELESFSQMEEQLDDAGVSDEEFLTGSGLDADEVAAAGERVEGGSNGGQSRKETVLSALRTLEEPTAEDVEAYATDRGVPADYVHDALAKLVRRGEVSENRGTYRLL; encoded by the coding sequence ATGTACGCCGTCGTGGGTTGCAGCGACTGCCAGGCCCTCTGGATCGTCGAGGGACGACCCGAGACGACCCAGTGTCCACGGTGCGGGTCGAGCCGGCAACACGCCAAGCGCCGGAAGTTCGTCGAGACGGACGACGAGGACCACGCCCGCGAGGTGCGCGCGTCGATGCTGGCGAACCGACAGGGTCACGGCGAGGCGTTCGCCGAACTCGAGTCGTTCAGCCAGATGGAGGAGCAACTCGACGACGCCGGCGTGAGCGACGAGGAGTTCCTGACCGGATCCGGGCTCGATGCAGACGAAGTCGCCGCGGCGGGCGAACGCGTCGAAGGCGGGTCGAACGGGGGCCAGAGCCGGAAGGAGACGGTACTGTCGGCGCTGCGGACGCTCGAGGAACCGACCGCCGAGGACGTCGAGGCTTACGCCACCGATAGAGGCGTCCCCGCCGACTACGTTCACGACGCGCTGGCGAAACTCGTGCGCCGGGGCGAGGTCTCCGAGAACCGCGGCACGTACCGCTTGCTCTGA
- the nadC gene encoding carboxylating nicotinate-nucleotide diphosphorylase, with the protein MIPDSKIEEWLQEDLGHHDVTNQVPGETTGRLVAKEDGVTAGLAAAVAVFDYLGVDADATVDTGDRIEAGDVVLRVEGTAQDVLRGERVAVNIAGHASGVATKTREAVDATRSVTDHVRIACTRKTTPGLRRIEKRAVVAGGGDTHRLDLSHMVIVKDNHVAEMGLEAAVAHFRERVSFATKIEVEVEEPADAPRAAEAGADIVLLDNMSPDVTERAVGLLREQAGTEVLAEASGGITVADVPDYAATGVDVISMGSLTHSADALDYSFRTG; encoded by the coding sequence ATGATCCCCGATTCCAAGATAGAGGAGTGGCTGCAGGAAGACCTCGGCCACCACGACGTGACCAACCAGGTGCCCGGCGAGACGACGGGTCGACTCGTCGCGAAGGAAGACGGCGTGACTGCTGGACTCGCCGCCGCCGTGGCCGTCTTCGACTACCTGGGCGTCGACGCCGACGCGACCGTCGACACCGGCGACCGTATCGAGGCCGGCGACGTCGTCCTGCGCGTCGAAGGGACCGCGCAGGACGTCCTCCGTGGTGAGCGCGTCGCAGTGAACATAGCCGGACACGCCTCGGGCGTCGCGACGAAGACCCGGGAGGCCGTCGACGCCACGAGATCCGTTACCGATCACGTTCGAATAGCGTGTACACGCAAGACGACGCCCGGACTCCGGAGGATCGAGAAGCGCGCCGTCGTCGCGGGCGGCGGCGATACCCACCGGCTGGACCTCTCCCACATGGTGATAGTCAAGGACAACCACGTCGCCGAGATGGGGCTGGAAGCGGCGGTCGCCCACTTCCGGGAGCGCGTCTCCTTCGCGACGAAGATAGAGGTCGAAGTGGAGGAACCGGCGGACGCACCGCGGGCGGCCGAAGCAGGGGCAGATATCGTCCTGCTGGACAATATGAGTCCCGACGTGACCGAGCGGGCCGTGGGCCTGCTTCGCGAGCAGGCAGGGACGGAGGTTCTGGCCGAAGCCAGCGGTGGCATTACCGTCGCGGACGTGCCCGACTACGCGGCGACTGGTGTCGACGTCATCTCGATGGGGAGTCTGACTCACTCGGCGGACGCACTGGACTACTCCTTCCGCACTGGGTGA
- the nadA gene encoding quinolinate synthase NadA: METARFETDLSLFKYDNLEQLPAAYRDLGEDERTERIEAALDELGDDVVILGHNYQRREIVEHADFIGDSYQLSKEAANSDADYVIFGGVTFMAESADIITDDDQSVILPSMEASCPMAGMAEALQVDAAWAEITAETDERIIPITYMNSYADLKAFCAEQGGLVCTSSNAHRAFEYAFEKGDKVLFLPDKHLGENTAHRLGIEDEIVEWDPWDPESKDASKAVDNDVILWDGYCQVHERFRVEHVEQIRADHEDANVIVHPECRREVVEAADKAGSTATICETVENADPGDTWAIGTEIHLTHHLQRWHPEVNVLPLCGEACMDCNAMRQIDPNYLTWVLEELVEGRERNVIEVAPEEKELAQVALDRMLEI; the protein is encoded by the coding sequence ATGGAAACAGCCCGCTTCGAGACTGACCTCAGTCTCTTCAAGTACGACAACCTCGAACAGCTCCCGGCGGCCTACCGGGACCTCGGGGAGGACGAACGGACCGAGCGCATCGAGGCCGCGCTGGACGAACTCGGCGACGACGTCGTCATCCTCGGTCACAACTACCAGCGACGCGAGATCGTCGAGCACGCGGACTTCATCGGCGACTCCTACCAGCTGAGCAAGGAAGCAGCGAACTCCGACGCGGACTACGTGATCTTCGGCGGCGTGACGTTCATGGCCGAGTCCGCGGACATCATCACCGACGACGACCAGTCGGTGATCCTCCCGAGCATGGAGGCCTCCTGCCCGATGGCGGGGATGGCCGAGGCGCTCCAGGTCGACGCCGCGTGGGCCGAGATCACCGCCGAGACGGACGAACGGATCATCCCGATCACGTACATGAACAGCTACGCCGACCTCAAGGCCTTCTGCGCCGAGCAGGGCGGGCTGGTCTGTACGTCCTCGAACGCCCACAGAGCCTTCGAGTACGCCTTCGAGAAGGGGGACAAGGTCCTGTTCCTGCCCGACAAACACCTCGGGGAGAACACGGCCCACCGACTCGGCATCGAGGACGAGATCGTCGAGTGGGACCCCTGGGACCCCGAGTCCAAGGACGCCAGCAAGGCCGTCGACAACGATGTCATCCTCTGGGATGGCTACTGTCAGGTCCACGAGCGCTTCCGGGTCGAACACGTCGAGCAAATCAGGGCGGACCACGAGGACGCCAACGTCATCGTGCACCCCGAATGCCGCCGCGAGGTCGTGGAGGCGGCGGACAAAGCTGGCTCGACGGCAACCATCTGCGAGACCGTCGAGAACGCCGACCCCGGCGACACGTGGGCCATCGGCACGGAGATACACCTCACCCACCACCTCCAGCGCTGGCACCCAGAGGTGAACGTCCTGCCGCTCTGTGGCGAGGCGTGCATGGACTGCAACGCCATGCGCCAGATCGACCCGAACTACCTCACCTGGGTGCTGGAGGAACTCGTCGAGGGTCGCGAGCGCAACGTCATCGAGGTCGCCCCGGAGGAGAAGGAACTCGCCCAGGTCGCCCTCGACCGGATGCTGGAGATCTGA
- the hmgA gene encoding hydroxymethylglutaryl-CoA reductase (NADPH) has product MTDHESLAERVREGELRLYELEDHADAETAAKARRTLLEAETDADLYSVGDYTFEASDADSAIENMIGAAQVPMGVVGPLPVDGGAAEGEHYLPLATTEGALVASVNRGVSAIRNAGGATARVLKSGMTRAPVFKVDDVAEAGEVSAWVREHVDDLAEAAEATTSHGELQDVTPYVVGDSVFLRFNYDTKDAMGMNMATIATEAACDVVEDETPADLVALSGNLCSDKKPAAINAVEGRGRTVAADVLIPHDDVEERFGTTTDAIAEANTRKNLVGSAKAGALGFNAHAANVVAAAFLATGQDAAQVVEGSNAITTVDAREEGLYASVTIASLEVGTVGGGTSLPTQAAGLDVLGYGGGGDPPGSNADALAEVIAAGALAGELSLLAALASRHLSSAHAELGR; this is encoded by the coding sequence ATGACCGACCACGAGTCTCTCGCCGAGCGCGTCCGGGAGGGCGAGTTGCGCCTCTACGAACTCGAAGACCACGCCGACGCCGAGACGGCGGCGAAGGCCCGCCGGACGCTCCTCGAAGCCGAGACGGACGCCGACCTCTACTCTGTCGGCGACTACACCTTCGAGGCGAGCGACGCCGACTCCGCCATCGAGAACATGATCGGTGCGGCGCAGGTGCCGATGGGCGTCGTCGGCCCGCTCCCCGTCGACGGCGGCGCGGCCGAGGGTGAGCACTACCTCCCACTCGCCACGACGGAGGGGGCGCTCGTCGCTTCGGTCAACCGGGGCGTGAGCGCCATCCGGAACGCGGGCGGTGCGACGGCGCGAGTCCTGAAGTCCGGGATGACCCGCGCGCCTGTCTTCAAAGTCGACGACGTCGCCGAAGCGGGCGAGGTGTCGGCCTGGGTCCGCGAGCACGTCGACGACCTGGCCGAGGCCGCAGAAGCGACGACCAGCCACGGCGAGTTACAGGACGTCACGCCCTACGTCGTCGGGGACAGCGTTTTCCTCCGCTTCAACTACGACACGAAGGACGCGATGGGGATGAACATGGCCACCATCGCCACCGAGGCGGCCTGCGACGTCGTCGAGGACGAGACGCCCGCGGATCTGGTCGCCCTCTCGGGCAACCTCTGTTCGGACAAGAAGCCCGCCGCCATCAACGCCGTCGAGGGCCGCGGTCGTACCGTCGCCGCGGACGTCCTCATCCCCCACGACGACGTCGAGGAGCGGTTCGGCACGACCACGGACGCCATCGCCGAGGCCAACACCCGGAAGAACCTCGTCGGGTCGGCCAAGGCCGGCGCGCTGGGGTTCAACGCCCACGCCGCGAACGTCGTCGCCGCCGCCTTCCTGGCGACGGGCCAGGACGCCGCCCAGGTCGTCGAGGGTTCCAACGCCATCACCACCGTGGACGCCCGCGAGGAGGGGCTGTACGCCTCGGTCACCATCGCGTCCCTGGAGGTCGGCACCGTCGGTGGCGGCACGTCGCTCCCGACGCAGGCCGCCGGCCTCGACGTGCTCGGCTACGGCGGTGGCGGCGACCCGCCCGGATCCAACGCCGACGCGCTCGCCGAGGTCATCGCGGCCGGCGCACTGGCCGGCGAACTCTCCCTGCTCGCCGCGCTCGCGTCCCGGCACCTCTCCAGCGCACACGCGGAACTCGGTCGCTAG